In one window of Prionailurus bengalensis isolate Pbe53 chromosome B3, Fcat_Pben_1.1_paternal_pri, whole genome shotgun sequence DNA:
- the LACTB gene encoding serine beta-lactamase-like protein LACTB, mitochondrial isoform X2: MYRLLSAVTARAATHGGWAWGRGRRAAHHRAGLPPLGPGWVGGLGLGLGLALGVKLAGGLRGAAPTQSPGAPDPEASPQAEPLPPQEQPFVPWSAQTPMLPPTRRFARAIDSSRDLLHRIKDEVGAPGIVVGVSVDGKEVWSEGLGYADVENRVPCKPETVMRIASISKSLTMVALAKLWEAGKLDLDIPVQHYVPEFPEKEYEGEKVSVTTRLLISHLSGIRHYEKDMKKVKEEKAYKASKMMKGTMESDQEKEFKEKGGKSNEKSDFAKAKIEQDNDAKGRNLKPGKKKNDFEQGELYLKEKFENSIESLRLFKNDPLFFKPVSFCIQLLAIPYWQP, encoded by the exons ATGTACCGGCTCCTGTCAGCCGTGACGGCCCGGGCCGCGACCCACggaggctgggcctggggccGCGGGCGGCGCGCGGCCCACCACCGCGCTGGCCTGCCGCCCCTCGGCCCCGGCTGGGtcggggggctggggctggggctggggctagCGCTCGGGGTGAAGCTGGCGGGCGGGCTGAGGGGCGCCGCCCCCACGCAGTCCCCAGGGGCCCCCGACCCCGAGGCGTCGCCCCAGGCGGAGCCGCTGCCGCCGCAGGAGCAGCCCTTCGTTCCGTGGTCTGCACAGACCCCGATGCTGCCCCCTACCCGGCGCTTCGCCAGAGCCATCGACAGCAGCCGCGACCTGCTGCACCGGATCAAG GATGAGGTGGGCGCCCCTGGCATAGTGGTTGGAGTCTCTGTAGATGGAAAAGAAGTCTGGTCAGAAG gttTAGGTTATGCTGATGTTGAGAACCGAGTACCCTGCAAGCCAGAGACTGTTATGAGAATTGCCAGTATCAGCAAAAGCCTCACCATGGTTGCTCTTGCCAAATTGTGGGAAGCTGGGAAACTGGATCTTGATATTCCAGTACAACATTATGTTCCTGAATTCCCAGAAAAGGAATACGAAGGTGAAAAG GTTTCTGTCACAACAAGATTGTTGATCTCCCATTTAAGTGGAATTCGTCATTATGAAAAGGACATGAAAAAGGTGAAAGAAGAGAAAGCTTACAAAGCCTCGAAGATGATGAAAGGGACGATGGAATCTGACCAAGAAAAAGAGTTCAaagaaaaaggaggcaaaagTAACGAAAAGAGTGACTTTGCTAAAGCTAAGATAGAGCAAGATAATGATGCCAAAGGCCGGAATTTAAAACctggcaagaaaaagaatgattttgaaCAAGGCgaattatatttgaaagaaaagtttgaaaattcaATTGAATCactaagattatttaaaaatgacccTTTGTTCTTTAAACCTG TCAGTTTTTGTATTCAACTTTTGGCTATACCCTACTGGCAGCCATAG
- the LACTB gene encoding serine beta-lactamase-like protein LACTB, mitochondrial isoform X1 produces the protein MYRLLSAVTARAATHGGWAWGRGRRAAHHRAGLPPLGPGWVGGLGLGLGLALGVKLAGGLRGAAPTQSPGAPDPEASPQAEPLPPQEQPFVPWSAQTPMLPPTRRFARAIDSSRDLLHRIKDEVGAPGIVVGVSVDGKEVWSEGLGYADVENRVPCKPETVMRIASISKSLTMVALAKLWEAGKLDLDIPVQHYVPEFPEKEYEGEKVSVTTRLLISHLSGIRHYEKDMKKVKEEKAYKASKMMKGTMESDQEKEFKEKGGKSNEKSDFAKAKIEQDNDAKGRNLKPGKKKNDFEQGELYLKEKFENSIESLRLFKNDPLFFKPGSQFLYSTFGYTLLAAIVERASGYKYLDYMQKIFHDLDMLTTVQEENEPVIYNRARFYVYNKKRRLVNTPYVDNSYKWAGGGFLSTVGDLLKFGNAMLYGYQVGLFKNSHENLLPGYLKPETMVMIWTPVPNTEMSWDKEGKYAMAWGVVEKKQTYGSCRKQRHYASHTGGAVGASSVLLVLPEELDAEAINNKVPPRGIVVSIICNMQSVGLNSTALKIALEFDKDRSDIS, from the exons ATGTACCGGCTCCTGTCAGCCGTGACGGCCCGGGCCGCGACCCACggaggctgggcctggggccGCGGGCGGCGCGCGGCCCACCACCGCGCTGGCCTGCCGCCCCTCGGCCCCGGCTGGGtcggggggctggggctggggctggggctagCGCTCGGGGTGAAGCTGGCGGGCGGGCTGAGGGGCGCCGCCCCCACGCAGTCCCCAGGGGCCCCCGACCCCGAGGCGTCGCCCCAGGCGGAGCCGCTGCCGCCGCAGGAGCAGCCCTTCGTTCCGTGGTCTGCACAGACCCCGATGCTGCCCCCTACCCGGCGCTTCGCCAGAGCCATCGACAGCAGCCGCGACCTGCTGCACCGGATCAAG GATGAGGTGGGCGCCCCTGGCATAGTGGTTGGAGTCTCTGTAGATGGAAAAGAAGTCTGGTCAGAAG gttTAGGTTATGCTGATGTTGAGAACCGAGTACCCTGCAAGCCAGAGACTGTTATGAGAATTGCCAGTATCAGCAAAAGCCTCACCATGGTTGCTCTTGCCAAATTGTGGGAAGCTGGGAAACTGGATCTTGATATTCCAGTACAACATTATGTTCCTGAATTCCCAGAAAAGGAATACGAAGGTGAAAAG GTTTCTGTCACAACAAGATTGTTGATCTCCCATTTAAGTGGAATTCGTCATTATGAAAAGGACATGAAAAAGGTGAAAGAAGAGAAAGCTTACAAAGCCTCGAAGATGATGAAAGGGACGATGGAATCTGACCAAGAAAAAGAGTTCAaagaaaaaggaggcaaaagTAACGAAAAGAGTGACTTTGCTAAAGCTAAGATAGAGCAAGATAATGATGCCAAAGGCCGGAATTTAAAACctggcaagaaaaagaatgattttgaaCAAGGCgaattatatttgaaagaaaagtttgaaaattcaATTGAATCactaagattatttaaaaatgacccTTTGTTCTTTAAACCTG GTAGTCAGTTTTTGTATTCAACTTTTGGCTATACCCTACTGGCAGCCATAGTAGAAAGAGCTTCAGGATATAAATATTTGGACTATATGCAGAAAATATTCCATGACTTGGATATGCTGACAACTGTGCAGGAAGAAAATGAGCCAGTGATTTACAATAGAGCAAG attttacGTTTACAATAAAAAGAGACGACTTGTCAACACACCTTACGTGGATAACTCCTATAAATGGGCTGGTGGTGGATTTCTGTCTACAGTGGGTGACCTTCTGAAATTTGGGAATGCAATGCTGTATGGTTACCAAGTCGGGCTGTTTAAGAACTCACATGAAAATCTTTTACCTGGATATCTCAAACCAGAAACGATGGTTATGATTTGGACACCAGTCCCTAACACAGAGATGTCTTGGGATAAAGAGGGTAAATATGCAATGGCATGGGGTGTCGTAGAAAAGAAGCAAACATATGGTTCTTGTAGGAAGCAACGGCATTATGCCTCACATACTGGAGGTGCGGTGGGTGCCAGCAGTGTCCTGCTGGTCCTTCCTGAAGAACTGGATGCGGAAGCTATAAATAACAAGGTTCCCCCAAGAGGAATAGTTGTTTCTATCATATGTAACATGCAATCGGTTGGCCTCAACAGCACTGCTTTAAAGATTGCTCTGGAATTTGATAAGGACAGATCTGACATATCTTAA
- the RPS27L gene encoding 40S ribosomal protein S27-like isoform X2, with the protein MDVKCPGCYKITTVFSHAQTVVLCVGCSTVLCQPTGGKARLTEGCSFRRKQH; encoded by the exons ATGGATGTAAAATGCCCAG GTTGCTACAAGATTACCACGGTTTTCAGCCATGCTCAGACGGTGGTTCTTTGTGTAGGCTGTTCAACAGTGTTGTGCCAGCCAACGGGAGGAAAGGCCAGACTCACAGAAG GGTGTTCATTTAGAAGAAAGCAACACTAA
- the RPS27L gene encoding 40S ribosomal protein S27-like isoform X1, translating into MPLARDLLHPSLEEEKKKHKKKRLVQSPNSYFMDVKCPGCYKITTVFSHAQTVVLCVGCSTVLCQPTGGKARLTEGCSFRRKQH; encoded by the exons ATGCCT ttggCTAGAGATTTACTCCACCCGTCcttggaagaggaaaagaaaaaacataagaaGAAACGTCTAGTTCAAAGCCCAAATTCCTATTTTATGGATGTAAAATGCCCAG GTTGCTACAAGATTACCACGGTTTTCAGCCATGCTCAGACGGTGGTTCTTTGTGTAGGCTGTTCAACAGTGTTGTGCCAGCCAACGGGAGGAAAGGCCAGACTCACAGAAG GGTGTTCATTTAGAAGAAAGCAACACTAA
- the LOC122468008 gene encoding LOW QUALITY PROTEIN: CCR4-NOT transcription complex subunit 7-like (The sequence of the model RefSeq protein was modified relative to this genomic sequence to represent the inferred CDS: substituted 1 base at 1 genomic stop codon) has translation MAICDLEIECGYNRNPKCGSGFRTEQELEVGWTLKRVLVKTSGASKKPFRNMMAFEAEAVALKDTYFVCRKDINVDLLKIIQLGLTFVNEQGEYPPGTSTWQFNFKFNLTEDMYAQDSIELLTTSGIQFKKHEEEGIETQYFAELLKTSGVVLCEGVKWLSFHSGYDLGYLMKILTNSNLPEELDFLEILXLFFPVIYDVKYLMKSCKNLKGGLQEVAEQLKLERIGPEHQAGSDSLLTGIAFFKMREV, from the exons ATGGCT ATTTGTGACCTGGAAATAGAGTGTGGCTATAACAGAAACCCAAAATGTGGGAGTGGATTTAGAACAGAGCAGGAGCTGGAAGTTGGATGGACTTTGAAGAGGGTGTTAGTGAAAACCTCAGGAGCCTCGAAGAAACCCTTCAGAAATATGATGGCCTTTGAGGCTGAAGCTGTGGCCTTAAAGGACA CATATTTTGTATGTAGAAAGGACATTAATGTAGACTTGTTAAAGATAATTCAGCTAGGACTGACATTTGTGAATGAGCAAGGAGAATACCCTCCAGGAACTTCAACTTGgcagtttaattttaaatttaatttgacgGAGGACATGTATGCCCAGGACTCTATAGAGCTACTAACAACATCTGGCATCCAGTTTAAAAAACATGAGGAGGAAGGAATTGAGACCCAGTACTTTGCCGAACTTCTTAAGACATCGGGAGTGGTCCTCTGTGAAGGGGTCAAATGGTTATCATTTCATAGTGGTTATGACCTTGGCTATTTAATGAAAATCCTGACCAACTCTAACTTGCCTGAAGAACTTGACTTCTTGGAGatcctttgattattttttcctgtcaTATATGATGTGAAGTACCTCATGAAGAGCTGCAAAAATCTCAAAGGTGGTTTACAGGAAGTTGCTGAACAGTTAAAGCTGGAACGGATAGGACCAGAGCATCAAGCAGGATCTGATTCATTGCTCACAGGAATTGCCTTTTTCAAAATGAGAGAAGTATGA